In Thermodesulfobium sp. 4217-1, the following proteins share a genomic window:
- a CDS encoding EAL domain-containing protein: MKNFDEFTVLLKNLPIIIFRTEFFLRDMQIEYKKISILNPDYFCEHYGYSIDELDSIDFWPSRIHPDDKRKIFEKLLDLQMDNVASYDCRFLNKDGSYIWVKVTDNIINRDGLFFESVGFVQDITKEKVMLDKIEESSDLFSIISEQFSLGICVFNKDKILYVNKFLKDTLGLVEKEFLESDISKLHKNLSNFEEVELIFQEIFSRNDIIKCVNDVRIRRNDAKTRFFNILVNPFRYKGEDSFLSIFFDITKQKNFEMLYSALKDINQILVRSIQEDEALKNITDLLVRKIGFKNAIFGDVDEQKNFRLLHSTGGRDSFIEDYESLNISVGSEVKENYCTIQAAYFSGKISLISDILKTQMPDALKNLFIKFSIRSVCSIPIKIYNKIKYILVIFSDTPDMFSNEYMNILEEVEEDISFAMEKIDKERNIKLQQEKIVELTKLYKTISEINSFVVKVKSYTEIFENAPKILVENAGFDFVFFATINKDHLEMKSFYATNDRFVDFKDYIVDVYKEKDIRNLSDFFITAQSFLTGEIVVDNNILDAKRYAPVKEKFKDFASLSAAAIPIYNNENKVGVVYYCATNKKGYFNESILNLLGEIASDISFALNKVEMERFSSLTMLALNSGNDFVIVTDKNFNIIYVSDNTERIFGFSKKELIGKHHSIFSSKSQSLSFSRRFYRTIRGGQKFADVFIYKKKSGEKFYCYTTVSPFVIDNDIKYFVAVGKDITQEKALSESVERLVDFDSLTNLPNRKKFLEEVDSYLKIAKYSKKIFAVIIVNPISFSDVNHAYGFYKGDMVLKEIAKRLKDLLFDFDIIARLESEKFAILVKELSSLNDVVGVVDKVFLELNKLYNIADNNIKLFFNVGISFYPVDSNNAEKLLEKANIAVKEAKEKGENSIGFYKKELESFAVKSLKLKDDLSQAVKNNEFVLYYQPYFSTYNNSMIGAEVLLRWKRNDNIILPSEFIAFLEKSDLIVEVERGIIDHLVEKFNEWQINKYSIVPISVNLSTKSFESTDFKEHLFDLLKNNKLPQNYINIEIIERLFINDFSSVRIELEDIKRRGINISLDDFGTGFSSFNYLYQLPLDILKIDMSFIRNMLIDDKAMAIVESILKLAKRLKINSLAEGVENIEQLKILEELGCDYIQGYLLARPMAEEDFEELIKTQ; this comes from the coding sequence ATGAAAAATTTTGATGAATTTACTGTTTTGCTAAAAAATCTTCCAATTATCATATTTCGAACAGAATTCTTTCTTAGAGATATGCAGATAGAATACAAAAAAATATCAATATTAAATCCTGATTATTTTTGTGAGCACTATGGTTATTCGATTGATGAATTGGACTCTATAGATTTTTGGCCAAGCAGAATTCATCCTGATGATAAAAGAAAAATTTTTGAGAAATTGTTAGACTTACAGATGGATAATGTTGCTAGCTATGATTGTAGGTTTTTAAATAAAGATGGAAGCTATATCTGGGTTAAGGTAACCGACAATATAATAAATAGAGATGGCCTCTTCTTTGAAAGTGTAGGTTTTGTACAAGACATTACAAAAGAGAAGGTAATGTTGGACAAAATTGAAGAGTCAAGCGATCTGTTTTCAATAATTTCTGAACAATTTTCTTTAGGAATATGTGTTTTTAATAAAGATAAGATATTGTATGTAAATAAATTTCTTAAAGATACTCTTGGACTTGTAGAAAAAGAATTTTTAGAGTCAGATATATCTAAGCTTCATAAAAATCTGAGTAATTTTGAAGAAGTTGAGTTAATATTTCAAGAGATCTTTAGCAGAAACGATATTATAAAGTGTGTTAATGATGTTAGGATAAGACGAAATGACGCAAAAACAAGATTTTTTAATATCTTGGTAAATCCCTTCAGATACAAAGGCGAAGATTCTTTTTTGTCTATATTTTTTGACATAACAAAACAAAAAAATTTTGAAATGCTATATTCTGCATTGAAAGATATAAATCAAATATTGGTAAGGTCTATCCAGGAAGACGAGGCTCTAAAAAATATTACAGATTTACTAGTTAGAAAAATTGGATTTAAAAATGCGATATTTGGCGATGTTGATGAACAAAAGAATTTTAGGCTTTTGCACAGCACAGGAGGAAGAGATTCTTTTATAGAAGACTATGAGTCATTAAATATTTCTGTTGGTTCTGAGGTAAAAGAAAATTATTGCACTATCCAAGCCGCATATTTCTCAGGGAAGATTTCTTTGATTTCAGATATACTGAAAACGCAAATGCCAGATGCGCTAAAAAATCTATTTATAAAATTTAGCATAAGGTCAGTCTGCTCTATCCCTATAAAGATCTATAACAAAATTAAATATATTCTTGTAATATTTTCCGATACCCCCGATATGTTTAGCAATGAATACATGAACATACTTGAAGAAGTAGAAGAAGACATCTCTTTTGCAATGGAGAAGATCGATAAGGAGAGAAATATTAAATTACAACAGGAAAAAATAGTAGAATTGACGAAGTTATACAAAACTATTTCTGAAATTAATAGTTTCGTTGTAAAAGTGAAAAGTTATACTGAGATCTTTGAAAATGCACCTAAGATTTTGGTTGAAAATGCAGGATTTGATTTTGTTTTTTTTGCAACTATTAACAAAGATCATCTGGAAATGAAGAGTTTTTATGCTACAAACGATAGATTTGTAGATTTTAAGGACTACATTGTTGATGTATATAAGGAAAAAGATATTAGAAACCTTAGTGACTTTTTTATAACTGCGCAATCTTTTTTGACTGGAGAAATTGTTGTAGATAATAATATATTAGATGCAAAAAGATATGCTCCAGTAAAAGAAAAATTTAAGGACTTTGCTTCACTTTCTGCTGCTGCAATACCAATATATAACAACGAAAATAAAGTTGGAGTGGTATATTATTGTGCTACAAATAAAAAGGGATATTTTAACGAAAGTATTTTAAACTTGTTAGGCGAGATAGCTAGTGATATTAGTTTTGCACTTAATAAGGTAGAAATGGAGAGATTTAGCTCTCTTACCATGTTAGCATTGAATTCTGGAAACGATTTTGTAATTGTTACCGACAAAAATTTTAATATCATATATGTAAGCGATAATACTGAGAGAATTTTTGGATTCAGTAAGAAAGAACTAATTGGCAAGCATCATTCAATTTTTTCCTCGAAATCTCAAAGCTTAAGTTTTTCTAGAAGATTTTATAGAACGATTAGAGGTGGTCAAAAATTTGCAGATGTTTTTATTTATAAGAAAAAATCTGGTGAAAAATTTTATTGTTATACGACCGTTAGCCCTTTTGTTATAGACAATGATATAAAGTACTTTGTGGCGGTTGGAAAAGATATCACTCAGGAAAAGGCGCTGAGTGAGTCGGTCGAAAGACTTGTGGATTTTGATTCTTTGACAAACCTGCCAAATAGAAAAAAATTCTTAGAAGAAGTTGATTCATATTTAAAAATCGCTAAATATAGCAAAAAGATATTTGCGGTTATAATAGTTAACCCTATTTCTTTTTCTGATGTAAATCATGCTTATGGTTTTTATAAAGGCGATATGGTGTTAAAAGAAATTGCCAAAAGACTTAAGGATCTTTTGTTTGATTTTGATATTATTGCGAGACTAGAGTCTGAGAAATTTGCTATCCTCGTGAAAGAGCTAAGCTCTTTAAATGATGTGGTAGGAGTAGTTGACAAGGTCTTCTTGGAACTTAATAAACTCTATAATATTGCTGATAATAATATTAAACTATTTTTTAATGTAGGAATAAGCTTTTACCCTGTAGATTCTAATAATGCAGAAAAGCTCCTGGAAAAAGCAAATATTGCTGTTAAGGAAGCAAAGGAAAAAGGAGAGAACTCAATAGGATTTTACAAAAAGGAGCTTGAGAGCTTTGCTGTTAAAAGCTTGAAACTCAAGGACGACTTGTCGCAAGCTGTCAAAAACAACGAGTTTGTTCTGTATTATCAGCCGTATTTTTCTACTTATAATAATTCGATGATTGGTGCTGAAGTCTTGCTAAGATGGAAAAGAAATGACAATATAATTTTGCCATCTGAATTTATAGCATTTTTAGAAAAAAGCGATTTAATAGTAGAGGTAGAAAGAGGCATAATAGACCATCTTGTAGAAAAATTTAATGAATGGCAAATTAATAAATATTCTATTGTTCCTATTTCAGTTAACCTCTCCACCAAGAGCTTTGAATCTACTGATTTTAAGGAACACCTATTTGACCTGTTAAAAAATAATAAATTGCCTCAAAATTATATAAATATTGAGATTATAGAGCGTTTGTTTATAAACGATTTTTCAAGCGTAAGAATTGAGTTGGAAGATATAAAAAGAAGAGGAATCAATATTTCATTGGATGATTTTGGCACTGGATTTTCATCGTTTAATTATTTATATCAGCTACCATTAGATATATTGAAGATAGACATGTCTTTTATTAGAAACATGTTAATAGATGATAAGGCTATGGCGATTGTAGAGAGTATTCTAAAACTTGCTAAAAGGCTAAAAATAAATAGCTTAGCTGAGGGCGTAGAAAATATTGAACAATTAAAGATATTGGAAGAGCTTGGTTGTGATTATATTCAAGGTTACCTTTTAGCAAGGCCAATGGCTGAAGAAGATTTTGAGGAGTTAATAAAAACCCAATAA
- a CDS encoding CC/Se motif family (seleno)protein, with product MTLSIADDAKLYISKNGNVVYFDDYPSIGTCVGDIKFPPSIKLGIPKDLGRFEISEVNGIKIYLPKDVQYNRDLTIKLKKSLGRHQLVIDGWKYV from the coding sequence ATGACTTTATCAATTGCTGATGACGCAAAGTTGTATATTAGCAAAAATGGAAATGTTGTATATTTTGACGACTATCCTTCAATCGGCACCTGTGTTGGGGATATAAAGTTTCCACCTTCAATAAAATTGGGCATCCCAAAGGATCTAGGTAGATTTGAGATTTCAGAAGTTAATGGGATAAAGATATATCTCCCAAAAGACGTTCAATACAATCGAGACTTAACAATTAAGCTAAAAAAGTCTCTTGGAAGGCATCAACTTGTAATTGATGGTTGGAAATACGTTTGA